Genomic DNA from Sphingobium sp. WTD-1:
AGTCTGACCCATATTTCGGTGCGCGGCGCGCGCGAGCATAATCTCAAGGGCGTGGACGTCGATCTGCCCCGCGACGCCCTGATCGTCATCACCGGCCTTTCCGGCTCGGGCAAGTCCAGCCTCGCCTTCGACACCATCTATGCCGAGGGGCAGCGCCGCTATGTGGAGTCGCTCTCCGCCTATGCGCGCCAGTTCCTGGAGATGATGCAGAAGCCCGATGTCGAGCATATCGAGGGCCTCTCCCCCGCGATCAGCATCGAGCAGAAGACCACCAGCCGCAACCCGCGCTCCACCGTCGCGACCGTCACCGAGATTTACGACTATATGCGCCTGCTCTGGGCGCGCGTCGGCATCCCCTATTCGCCCGCCACCGGCGAGCCGATCAGCGCGCAGACCGTCAGCCAGATGGTCGACCGGGTCATGCTCCTGCCCGAAGGCACCCGCTTCTACCTGCTCGCCCCGGTCGTGCGCGGGCGGAAGGGCGAATATCGCAAGGAACTGGCCGAGTGGCAGAAGGCGGGCTACACCCGCGTCCGCATCGACGGCGAGCTTTACCTGATCGAGGACGCCCCCGCCCTCGACAAGAAATACAAGCATGACATCGAGGTCGTGGTCGATCGCCTGGCGGTCAATGCCGACATGGCCACCCGCCTCGCCGACAGTTTCGAGCAGGCGCTCAAGCTCGCCGACGGCCTCGCCTTTGTCGACCTGGCCGAGGGCGTCGTCCCCGGCCGCGAGGACGAAGCCCAGTCCGCGGGCAAGATGAAGAATGCCGGCATCCCCGCCAACCGCATCGTCTTTTCCGAGAAATTCGCCTGCCCGGTCAGCGGCTTCACCATTCCCGAGATCGAGCCGCGCCTCTTCTCCTTCAACGCCCCCATGGGCGCCTGCCCGGCCTGCGACGGCCTGGGCGAGCGGCAGGAGTTCGACCCCGAACTGGTCGTCCCCAACGAAGCCCTCTCCCTGAAGAAGGGCGCCGTCGTCCCCTGGGCCAAGTCCAACCCGCCCAGCCCCTATTATATGCAGGTCTTGGGCTCCCTCGCCAAGGAGTTCGGCTTCTCCCTCGACACCCCCTGGGCCGAGCTGCCGGGCGAGGTGAAGCTCATCATCCTCCACGGCACCGGCGGCAAGCCCGTCACCCTGCGCTTCGTCGACGGCAAGAAGAGCTACGAGGTCAAGAAGCCGTTCGAGGGCGTGATCGGCAACCTCAACCGCCGCCTGCTCCAGACCGAAAGCGCCTGGATGCGCGAGGAACTGAGCAAGTACCAGACCGCCATGCCCTGCGAGACCTGCCACGGCGCGCGCCTCAAGCCCGAAGCGCTGGCGGTCAAGATCGCCGGCGAGGACATCTCCGTCTCCACCCGCCGCTCGGTGGTGGACGCGCTCGCCTTCTTCACCGCGATGCCCGACGCGCTCAATGAGCAGCAGAACCAGATCGCCCGCGCCATCCTCAAGGAAATTGTCGAGCGCCTCGGCTTCCTCAACAATGTCGGCCTCGATTATCTGAACCTCGACCGCACATCAGGCACATTGTCGGGCGGCGAAAGCCAGCGCATCCGCCTCGCCAGCCAGATCGGCTCGGGCCTCTCGGGCGTGCTCTACGTCCTCGACGAACCCTCGATCGGCCTGCACCAGCGCGACAATGACCGGCTGCTCGTCACCCTGAAACGCCTAAGAGACCTCGGCAACAGCGTCATCGTCGTCGAGCATGATGAGGATGCGATCCGCGCCGCCGACTATATTGTCGATATGGGGCCGGGCGCCGGCGTCCATGGCGGCACCATCGTCGCCCAGGGCACCCTGCCCGAACTCTTGGCGCACAAGGACAGCCTGACCGCGGACTATCTCAACGGCACCCGCCGCATCGAAGTCCCGGCCAAGCGCCGCAAGGGCTCGGGCAAGAAGCTCACCGTCCACAATGCCCGCGCCAACAACCTCACCGGCGTCACCGCGTCGATCCCGCTCGGCACCTTCACCTGCATCACCGGCGTCAGCGGATCGGGCAAGTCCAGCTTCACCATCGACACCCTCTACGCCGCCAGCGCCCGCACCCTCAACGGTGCCCGCATCGTCGCCGGCCCGCATGACAAGATCACGGGCCTGGAACATTGCGAC
This window encodes:
- the uvrA gene encoding excinuclease ABC subunit UvrA, with amino-acid sequence MSLTHISVRGAREHNLKGVDVDLPRDALIVITGLSGSGKSSLAFDTIYAEGQRRYVESLSAYARQFLEMMQKPDVEHIEGLSPAISIEQKTTSRNPRSTVATVTEIYDYMRLLWARVGIPYSPATGEPISAQTVSQMVDRVMLLPEGTRFYLLAPVVRGRKGEYRKELAEWQKAGYTRVRIDGELYLIEDAPALDKKYKHDIEVVVDRLAVNADMATRLADSFEQALKLADGLAFVDLAEGVVPGREDEAQSAGKMKNAGIPANRIVFSEKFACPVSGFTIPEIEPRLFSFNAPMGACPACDGLGERQEFDPELVVPNEALSLKKGAVVPWAKSNPPSPYYMQVLGSLAKEFGFSLDTPWAELPGEVKLIILHGTGGKPVTLRFVDGKKSYEVKKPFEGVIGNLNRRLLQTESAWMREELSKYQTAMPCETCHGARLKPEALAVKIAGEDISVSTRRSVVDALAFFTAMPDALNEQQNQIARAILKEIVERLGFLNNVGLDYLNLDRTSGTLSGGESQRIRLASQIGSGLSGVLYVLDEPSIGLHQRDNDRLLVTLKRLRDLGNSVIVVEHDEDAIRAADYIVDMGPGAGVHGGTIVAQGTLPELLAHKDSLTADYLNGTRRIEVPAKRRKGSGKKLTVHNARANNLTGVTASIPLGTFTCITGVSGSGKSSFTIDTLYAASARTLNGARIVAGPHDKITGLEHCDKVIDIDQSPIGRTPRSNPATYTGAFTNIRDWFAGLPEAQARGYKPGRFSFNVKGGRCEACQGDGVLKIEMHFLPDVYVTCDVCHGARYNRETLEVKFKGMSIADVLDMTVEDAVEFFKAVPPIRDKMAMLAEVGLGYIKVGQQATTLSGGEAQRVKLAKELSRRATGNTLYILDEPTTGLHFEDVRKLLEVLHALVEQGNSVVVIEHNLDVIKTADYIIDMGPEGGVKGGEVVAQGTPEQVVKEKRSFTGRYLAPLLGLEAVAAE